The genomic region TTCTTCACGCGGACCGGACGACCGTAGTCGGGGCTCGACTTGTCGAGGTTGATGCTGGTCGCCCAGTTGACGACCGGATCATACTTTTCGGCGACGAGAGGTTCGCCCGTGGCACGGTCGAGCGTGTAAGCAAAACCGTTACGGTCGAAGTGGACTTCGACTTTACGCTTTTTGCCTTTGACATCGATGTCGGCGAGGATCGGCTCGTTGATGCCGTCATAATCCCACTCGTCGAACGGCGTCATCTGGTAGGCCCACTTGGCCATGCCGGTGTCGGGATCGCGCGCAAAGTGCGTCATCGACCACTTGAGATCGATCGGCTTGCCGTCCTTGCCAGCGCGCTGAACCGGGTTCCACGTGCCGGGGTTACCGGTTCCGTAGTACACGAGGTTCAAGTCCGGATCGTAAGCCATATAGCCCCAGGTCGTGCCGCCGCCGATCTTCCACTGATCGCCGCTCCACGTCTTGAGCGAAGAATCTTTGCCGACCGGCTTGCCGAGCGACATCGTCTTCTCGGGGTCGATAAGCATTTCAGCGTCCGGACCCGTCGAGTAGGCGCGCCAGACTTTCTTGCCGGTGTTTTCGTCGTATGCGGTCAGCGAGCCGCGGACGCCGTATTCGCCGCCCGAAATGCCGACGAGGACCTTGTCCTTGACGATGAGCGGAGCGGACGTGCCGGTTTCACCCATCTTCGGATCGCCGTTGGCGACCTTCCAGAGTTCCTTGCCGGTCTTGGCATCAAGAGCGACCAGCGTCGTGTCGGCCTGATACATGAAGATCTTGCCGTCGGCGTACTGGAGGCCACGGGTAACCGTGTCACAGCACATGACTGAGATAACGGACGGATCCTGCTTCGGAACGTACTTCCAAACGATCTTCTGTTCGTCGGCGAGGTTCAGGGCATAGACGACGTTCGGGAACGGCGTCACCATGTACATCTCGTTGCCGACGACGAGTGGGCTGCCTTCATGGCCGCGCAGAACGCCGGTCGAGAACGTCCAAGCCACCTGGAGCTGGCCGACGTTTTCTGTCGTGATCTGGTTAAGTTTCGAATAACGATGACCGGCGTAATCGCCGTTTTGAGTGGCCCAATTGTTCGGGTCGCTCGTCGCTTTAATGACGCTTTCATT from Hyphomicrobium sp. MC1 harbors:
- a CDS encoding methanol/ethanol family PQQ-dependent dehydrogenase → MRGKILAAGLALSASLGSSAWANESVIKATSDPNNWATQNGDYAGHRYSKLNQITTENVGQLQVAWTFSTGVLRGHEGSPLVVGNEMYMVTPFPNVVYALNLADEQKIVWKYVPKQDPSVISVMCCDTVTRGLQYADGKIFMYQADTTLVALDAKTGKELWKVANGDPKMGETGTSAPLIVKDKVLVGISGGEYGVRGSLTAYDENTGKKVWRAYSTGPDAEMLIDPEKTMSLGKPVGKDSSLKTWSGDQWKIGGGTTWGYMAYDPDLNLVYYGTGNPGTWNPVQRAGKDGKPIDLKWSMTHFARDPDTGMAKWAYQMTPFDEWDYDGINEPILADIDVKGKKRKVEVHFDRNGFAYTLDRATGEPLVAEKYDPVVNWATSINLDKSSPDYGRPVRVKKYSTFAHGTDFDTKGICPAALGSKDEQPASYSELTGLFYVPANHVCMDYEPFKVSYAAGQPFVGATLSMFPGPDKPERMGTFLAWDAGKGKIVWSKPEQFSVWSGALTTAGGVAFYGTLEGYFKAVDQKTGKELYKFKTPSGVIGNVFTYMQGGKQYVGVLSGIGGWAGIGLAAGLTNPNDGLGAVGGYSGLASYSNLGGSLTVFALP